The proteins below come from a single Bacteroidota bacterium genomic window:
- the rplK gene encoding 50S ribosomal protein L11, with protein sequence MAKEVTGFIKLQIRGGAANPSPPVGPALGSKGVNIMEFCKQFNARTQAMAGKLVPVVISVYGDKSFSFEIKTPPAAAQILEVTKLKKGSPESNRAKVGSISWDQIKGIAESKIPDLNTEKVESAMRMVAGTARSLGVTVKGKAPWEN encoded by the coding sequence ATGGCAAAAGAAGTAACAGGCTTTATTAAGCTTCAGATAAGAGGAGGAGCTGCTAACCCATCTCCACCGGTTGGCCCAGCATTGGGTTCTAAAGGTGTGAATATTATGGAGTTTTGCAAGCAGTTTAATGCCAGAACTCAGGCTATGGCAGGGAAATTAGTTCCTGTGGTGATTTCTGTATATGGAGACAAATCATTTAGTTTTGAGATCAAAACACCTCCTGCTGCAGCACAAATATTAGAAGTTACCAAATTAAAGAAAGGTTCTCCTGAGTCAAACAGAGCCAAAGTTGGTAGCATTAGCTGGGATCAAATTAAGGGAATTGCTGAAAGCAAGATACCTGATTTGAATACTGAAAAAGTTGAATCAGCAATGAGAATGGTAGCCGGTACGGCTAGAAGTTTAGGGGTTACTGTAAAAGGGAAAGCTCCCTGGGAAAATTAA
- the nusG gene encoding transcription termination/antitermination factor NusG — MSDFKYYVVRVISGREIKIREHILFEIEKSNLQHMVRQILVPVEKVVQLKNGKKVTKEKNFYPGYVIIEARLQSEVQHAIRNVTGVFDFLGSKDGAVPLRQAEINRILGKIEQATDMGEQIEVPFLVGEPVKIIDGPFTGFNGIIEEINEEKKKLKVVVKIFGRRTPVELNYMQVEKG; from the coding sequence ATGTCTGACTTTAAGTATTACGTAGTTAGAGTGATCAGCGGAAGAGAAATTAAGATCAGAGAGCATATTTTGTTCGAGATCGAAAAAAGTAATCTTCAGCATATGGTCAGGCAAATATTGGTGCCTGTTGAAAAGGTAGTTCAATTGAAAAATGGGAAAAAAGTTACGAAAGAAAAGAATTTTTATCCTGGTTATGTCATTATTGAAGCCCGACTTCAAAGCGAAGTTCAGCATGCAATAAGAAATGTAACCGGAGTATTTGATTTCTTGGGTTCGAAAGATGGAGCTGTGCCACTAAGGCAGGCAGAAATTAATCGCATATTGGGTAAGATTGAGCAAGCTACTGATATGGGCGAGCAAATTGAAGTTCCATTTTTGGTTGGTGAACCTGTCAAAATTATTGATGGACCATTCACTGGCTTTAATGGAATTATTGAAGAAATCAACGAAGAGAAGAAAAAACTTAAGGTAGTAGTTAAAATATTTGGAAGGAGAACACCTGTAGAGTTGAATTACATGCAGGTTGAAAAAGGTTAA
- the secE gene encoding preprotein translocase subunit SecE, translated as MFLRIKNALVVTVDELVHKVTWPTWEELQSSAVITLVTSLIFALIVFVMDSVFKNLFEIFYELFQ; from the coding sequence ATGTTCTTAAGAATTAAAAATGCATTAGTAGTTACAGTGGATGAATTAGTTCACAAAGTAACTTGGCCTACGTGGGAAGAATTGCAATCAAGTGCTGTAATTACATTGGTTACATCATTGATTTTTGCCTTGATCGTTTTTGTCATGGATTCGGTTTTTAAGAACCTTTTCGAAATTTTTTACGAGCTTTTTCAATAA
- the tuf gene encoding elongation factor Tu — protein MAKEKFERGKPHVNIGTIGHVDHGKTTLTAAITMILAEAGGAEFRSFDSIDNAPEEKERGITINTAHVEYATANRHYAHVDCPGHADYVKNMVTGAAQMDGAILVVAATDGPMPQTREHILLARQVGVPELVVFMNKVDMVDDEELLELVDMEIRDLLTFYEFDGDNTPIIQGSALGGLNNEPKWVEKVLELMAAVDSYIPVPPRAIDKPFLMPIEDVFSITGRGTVATGRIERGVVNVGEKIQIVGFMDKPLETTCTGVEMFRKLLDRGEAGDNAGLLLRGIDKDEIKRGMVIAAPGSITPHTKFKGEVYILKKEEGGRHTPFFTNYRPQFYLRTTDVTGVVHLPEGVEMVMPGDNITISVELIMPVAMDKGLRFAIREGGRTIGAGQVTEIVE, from the coding sequence ATGGCAAAAGAAAAGTTTGAACGGGGTAAACCACATGTTAATATTGGTACCATCGGACACGTTGACCATGGAAAAACTACATTAACTGCTGCTATTACAATGATTTTAGCAGAAGCAGGTGGTGCTGAGTTTAGGTCATTCGATTCAATTGACAATGCTCCGGAAGAAAAAGAGAGAGGTATCACTATCAACACAGCTCACGTTGAATATGCTACTGCAAACAGACATTATGCTCACGTTGACTGTCCAGGTCACGCTGACTACGTTAAAAACATGGTTACTGGTGCTGCCCAAATGGACGGTGCTATCCTTGTTGTTGCTGCTACTGATGGACCTATGCCTCAAACTAGAGAGCATATCCTTTTAGCACGTCAGGTTGGTGTTCCTGAATTAGTTGTATTCATGAATAAAGTGGATATGGTTGATGATGAAGAATTACTCGAACTTGTAGATATGGAAATCAGAGATCTCCTTACATTTTATGAGTTTGATGGTGATAATACACCTATTATTCAGGGTTCAGCATTAGGTGGATTAAATAATGAGCCAAAGTGGGTTGAGAAAGTTCTTGAACTGATGGCTGCAGTGGATTCATACATTCCTGTTCCTCCACGTGCTATTGACAAGCCTTTCTTAATGCCTATTGAAGATGTGTTCTCCATTACAGGAAGAGGTACTGTTGCTACAGGTAGAATTGAAAGAGGTGTTGTAAATGTTGGCGAAAAAATTCAAATCGTTGGCTTTATGGACAAACCACTTGAAACAACTTGTACAGGTGTTGAAATGTTTAGAAAATTATTGGATCGCGGTGAAGCTGGTGATAATGCCGGTTTACTTCTTAGAGGAATCGATAAAGATGAAATCAAAAGAGGTATGGTTATCGCAGCTCCAGGTTCTATAACACCACATACCAAATTCAAGGGTGAAGTTTATATCCTGAAGAAAGAAGAAGGTGGACGTCATACTCCATTCTTCACCAATTACCGTCCACAATTCTATCTGAGAACAACTGACGTAACAGGTGTTGTTCATTTACCAGAGGGTGTTGAAATGGTAATGCCAGGTGATAACATCACAATTTCTGTTGAACTTATTATGCCAGTTGCTATGGATAAAGGTTTACGTTTCGCTATTCGCGAAGGTGGACGTACTATTGGTGCTGGTCAGGTAACAGAAATAGTTGAATAG